GATCCTGGTAGATGGCATCCTTCCGGTGGGTGATGGCTTTCACCTTAAGCACGGGGCCCTCCCACGTATCTCCGTAGGTACCGGTGAAATTGGCCAGAGGCCCCTGGGTTCGGCGAAGGTGGGGCAAAATTTCTCCTTCGATGACGATCTCCGCTTTAGCTGGAGCCATCACCCCCACTGTTTCGCCGCGGACGATTTCCACGGTCTTGTGCCGCAGGGCGCCAGCAATGGAGAGTTCGTCGAACCCCAGGGGAATCAGCGAGCCCGAGGTCGCGCCGGCCAGCCGGATGCTGGCATCCAGGCCTATGGCCACGGCGACTTCCAGGGGTTTCCCTTCCTTTTCTTTTGCGGAATAAAGGTTCCAGAGGTGCCGGGGCTGGAGGAAGAGTCCGATCTCATCTTTGTTCATAACTTGCAGCCGGTGGTAGGAGAGGTTGCGGATGCGGCGGCCCGGATCTTCGGCAATAACCACGCCGGCAGTGATGAAAGGTCCACCATCCTTTTCATAATGGGTAATGACTGGCAACAATTCTTGCAGGTCGATGTTCTTGGTGATCTTCACCTCTTTTACAGGACCATCCTGAACCACCGTGGGTGGAAGAGGGTTGCGGATCGCTTCCAGGTATCGCGGCGTCAAACCAAAATCATCCGTTCCCAGAACGCGGACGATTCGGGAACGGCTGTTGTCCAAACCCACCAACACGGG
The Deltaproteobacteria bacterium genome window above contains:
- a CDS encoding UbiD family decarboxylase, producing the protein MIDDLRSQLQAVEDWGEVLHVRREVNPRFELPAICKKLEADKALLFEKVKGYSLPVLVGLDNSRSRIVRVLGTDDFGLTPRYLEAIRNPLPPTVVQDGPVKEVKITKNIDLQELLPVITHYEKDGGPFITAGVVIAEDPGRRIRNLSYHRLQVMNKDEIGLFLQPRHLWNLYSAKEKEGKPLEVAVAIGLDASIRLAGATSGSLIPLGFDELSIAGALRHKTVEIVRGETVGVMAPAKAEIVIEGEILPHLRRTQGPLANFTGTYGDTWEGPVLKVKAITHRKDAIYQDLLPFTPEHHLLLAIPYEPVVYQAVKSYVPGTKAVHVTPSGSGKFHAVVCIRKDHEEDGKKAILAGLNSCRDIKLVTVVDEDVDPFNLREVEWAVATRFQVDRDLVVISGARGNELDPSCSLSGLTAKMGMDATRPLGPRERFEKVRIPGLENIKIQDYLKP